A single region of the Labeo rohita strain BAU-BD-2019 chromosome 3, IGBB_LRoh.1.0, whole genome shotgun sequence genome encodes:
- the mmd gene encoding monocyte to macrophage differentiation factor isoform X2, whose amino-acid sequence MPGSDYQKRFMNTRAAANCRYQPTCYEHAANCYTHALLIVPAFVGMALLHRLSDDRWERITAWVYGMGLIALFLVSTVFHIISWKKSHMRTVEHCFHMCDRVVIYFFIAASYTPWLNLRELGPLAAHMRWFVWLMAAAGTIYVFNYHEKYKLVELAFYLTMGFFPALVVTSMSNTDGLYELAFGGLVYCLGVVFFKSDGVIPFAHAIWHVFVALAAAIHYYAIWKYLYRSPSLEDIRDA is encoded by the exons GTTTATGAACACAAGGGCGGCTGCAAACTGCCGTTACCAGCCCACATGTTACGAGCACGCTGCCAACTGCTACACCCATGCG CTCCTGATTGTGCCGGCATTCGTCGGAATGGCTTTGTTACACCGGCTGTCGGATGACCGTTGGGAGCGGATCACGGCCTGGGTGTACGGCATGGGTCTGATCGCTCTGTTCCTCGTCTCCACAGTCTTTCACATCATTTCCTGGAAAAAGAGCCACATGAG GACCGTAGAGCACTGCTTCCACATGTGTGATAGAGTCGTCATATACTTCTTCATCGCTGCCTCTTATACACCATG GCTCAATCTCCGGGAGCTCGGGCCGCTTGCCGCTCACATGCGCTGGTTTGTGTGGCTGATGGCGGCCGCCGGGACCATCTATGTGTTTAACTATCACGAAAA gTATAAGTTAGTGGAGCTGGCGTTTTATCTGACCATGGGCTTCTTTCCTGCGCTGGTGGTGACATCAATG AGTAACACAGACGGGCTGTATGAGCTGGCATTCGGAGGCTTGGTCTACTGCCTAGGCGTGGTCTTCTTCAAATCGGACGGTGTGATACCGTTCGCTCACGCCATCTGGCATGTGTTCGTGGCTCTCGCTGCCGCCATCCACTACTACGCCATCTGGAAGTACCTGTACCGCAGTCCCTCGCTTGAGGACATCAGGGATGCTTGA
- the mmd gene encoding monocyte to macrophage differentiation factor isoform X1, giving the protein MKRVNSFQRFMNTRAAANCRYQPTCYEHAANCYTHALLIVPAFVGMALLHRLSDDRWERITAWVYGMGLIALFLVSTVFHIISWKKSHMRTVEHCFHMCDRVVIYFFIAASYTPWLNLRELGPLAAHMRWFVWLMAAAGTIYVFNYHEKYKLVELAFYLTMGFFPALVVTSMSNTDGLYELAFGGLVYCLGVVFFKSDGVIPFAHAIWHVFVALAAAIHYYAIWKYLYRSPSLEDIRDA; this is encoded by the exons GTTTATGAACACAAGGGCGGCTGCAAACTGCCGTTACCAGCCCACATGTTACGAGCACGCTGCCAACTGCTACACCCATGCG CTCCTGATTGTGCCGGCATTCGTCGGAATGGCTTTGTTACACCGGCTGTCGGATGACCGTTGGGAGCGGATCACGGCCTGGGTGTACGGCATGGGTCTGATCGCTCTGTTCCTCGTCTCCACAGTCTTTCACATCATTTCCTGGAAAAAGAGCCACATGAG GACCGTAGAGCACTGCTTCCACATGTGTGATAGAGTCGTCATATACTTCTTCATCGCTGCCTCTTATACACCATG GCTCAATCTCCGGGAGCTCGGGCCGCTTGCCGCTCACATGCGCTGGTTTGTGTGGCTGATGGCGGCCGCCGGGACCATCTATGTGTTTAACTATCACGAAAA gTATAAGTTAGTGGAGCTGGCGTTTTATCTGACCATGGGCTTCTTTCCTGCGCTGGTGGTGACATCAATG AGTAACACAGACGGGCTGTATGAGCTGGCATTCGGAGGCTTGGTCTACTGCCTAGGCGTGGTCTTCTTCAAATCGGACGGTGTGATACCGTTCGCTCACGCCATCTGGCATGTGTTCGTGGCTCTCGCTGCCGCCATCCACTACTACGCCATCTGGAAGTACCTGTACCGCAGTCCCTCGCTTGAGGACATCAGGGATGCTTGA